A window of the Bacteroidales bacterium genome harbors these coding sequences:
- a CDS encoding MATE family efflux transporter, which produces MDAKILELRDKKISKLLLTYALPAIIATTASSLYNIIARIFIGQGVGPMAIAGLAITLPIMNISSAFGTLVGAGASAMISIRMGQLRKADAIRILGNSFVLSIIIGIVFTIFTLVFLDEILILFGASENTLPYARDYLVIILAFNVVTHLFFGLNAIIRASGYPRKAMVSILLTIACNIILTPIFIFTFKWGIKGAAIATVISQICGLIWVLSHFINKKTYIHFRPSGFRLKTRIIKDILAIGLSPFIIHIASSTVAIITNLQLFKYGGDYAIGAFGIVNSVGVLIVMIILGLTQGMQPIVGFNYGAKKTERVVEALKLTILYATIISFLGFLGGELFPKAIARCFTNDDLLISNTIVGLRISMSLFFIIGFQVVVSNFFQYIGKAKVAIFLSLSRQVIFLIPLIAILPNFYELNGVWLAMPSSDLAATIVTAAILLYYRNKLYKKPT; this is translated from the coding sequence ATGGACGCTAAAATACTAGAATTAAGAGATAAAAAAATTTCAAAATTATTGCTAACTTATGCCTTACCGGCAATAATTGCAACTACAGCAAGTTCTCTTTACAACATAATAGCTAGAATTTTTATTGGTCAAGGTGTTGGACCAATGGCAATAGCAGGATTAGCTATTACGCTCCCTATAATGAATATTTCTTCAGCTTTTGGCACTTTGGTTGGTGCTGGAGCATCTGCAATGATTTCAATACGAATGGGTCAATTAAGAAAAGCAGATGCAATACGTATTTTGGGCAATTCTTTTGTTTTAAGCATAATTATCGGTATTGTTTTTACAATTTTTACATTAGTTTTTTTAGATGAAATTTTAATATTATTTGGAGCAAGCGAAAACACATTGCCTTATGCCCGCGATTACTTAGTAATTATTCTTGCTTTTAACGTTGTTACTCATTTATTTTTCGGATTAAACGCAATCATTAGAGCTTCTGGATATCCAAGAAAAGCAATGGTTTCAATATTGTTGACAATAGCTTGCAATATTATTCTTACTCCAATATTTATTTTTACTTTCAAATGGGGAATAAAAGGAGCGGCTATAGCTACAGTTATTTCTCAAATTTGTGGTCTTATTTGGGTTTTATCACACTTCATAAACAAAAAAACTTACATACATTTTCGCCCTTCAGGCTTTCGCCTAAAAACAAGAATAATTAAAGACATTTTAGCAATAGGATTATCGCCTTTTATAATTCATATAGCATCAAGCACTGTGGCTATTATTACAAACTTACAACTTTTTAAATATGGCGGTGACTATGCAATTGGTGCCTTTGGAATTGTAAACAGCGTTGGGGTGCTTATTGTAATGATTATACTTGGATTAACACAAGGTATGCAACCAATTGTTGGCTTTAATTATGGTGCAAAAAAGACTGAACGCGTTGTTGAAGCTTTAAAATTAACTATTCTTTATGCAACAATTATAAGTTTCTTAGGATTTTTAGGCGGAGAACTATTCCCAAAAGCTATTGCAAGATGCTTTACCAACGATGACCTTTTGATTTCCAATACAATCGTTGGATTACGCATATCAATGTCTCTCTTTTTTATTATTGGATTTCAAGTGGTTGTTTCTAACTTTTTTCAATACATCGGTAAAGCCAAAGTAGCTATTTTCCTTTCTTTATCAAGGCAAGTAATTTTTTTAATCCCATTAATAGCAATACTTCCAAATTTTTACGAATTAAACGGCGTTTGGCTTGCGATGCCTTCTTCAGATTTAGCAGCAACAATAGTAACTGCCGCAATTTTATTGTATTATAGAAACAAACTCTATAAAAAGCCTACTTAA